The following proteins are co-located in the Anomalospiza imberbis isolate Cuckoo-Finch-1a 21T00152 chromosome Z, ASM3175350v1, whole genome shotgun sequence genome:
- the LOC137464653 gene encoding aquaporin-3-like isoform X4: MLEKTKKVFRIRNTAIREMLAEALGTFIVMVFGLSSVAQVVLGKGNSGNISWTTVVAYIIGQFLGSFIAAATVFALYYDAIYDYSNGNFTVSGPKATAMIFSTYPAPNVSLQGAFFTEFTATVMLILGVLVIHDEKNNAAIKCAQPMLTGMLVLGIGLGMGLNTGYAINPSRDLPPRIFTAIAGWGMAVFTGDHSWWWVPVTAPILGSLFGVFIYKLCIDFHNQPSCETEHEKEQAGMETSRL, from the exons ATGTTGGAGAAGACTAAGAAGGTGTTCAGGATTCGTAACACTGCCATAAGGGAGATGCTGGCAGAAGCACTGGGAACATTCATCGTCATG GTTTTTGGCTTGTCCTCTGTGGCACAAGTGGTATTGGGAAAAGGAAACAGTG GAAACATCTCCTGGACAACGGTTGTAGCTTATATAATCGGCCAGTTCCTGGGCTCCTTTatagcagcagccaccgtctttGCTCTCTACTATG ATGCTATCTATGACTACAGCAATGGGAACTTTACAGTGTCAGGACCAAAAGCCACAGCGATGATCTTCTCTACGTACCCTGCTCCCAATGTATCCTTGCAGGGAGCCTTCTTCACAGAG TTTACAGCAACAGTTATGCTGATCCTGGGTGTTCTAGTCATCCATGACGAGAAAAACAACGCAGCCATCAAATGTGCTCAGCCCATGCTCACGGGTATGCTGGTCCTGGGCATTGGTCTGGGAATGGGGCTGAACACAGGCTATGCCATAAACCCCTCCAGGGACCTGCCCCCCCGGATATTCACAGCAATTGCTGGCTGGGGAATGGCCGTCTTCAC GGGTGACCATTCCTGGTGGTGGGTCCCAGTCACAGCTCCAATTCTGGGGAGTCTTTTTGGTGTTTTCATCTACAAACTCTGCATTGATTTTCACAACCAACCTAGCTGTGAAACTGAACACGAGAAAGAACAGGCAGGCATGGAAACTTCCAGACTGTGA
- the LOC137464653 gene encoding aquaporin-7-like isoform X1, whose amino-acid sequence MLEKTKKVFRIRNTAIREMLAEALGTFIVMVFGLSSVAQVVLGKGNSGQYLSINMAFGIGVTLGIYAAGGVSGAHLNAAITITQCVLGNISWTTVVAYIIGQFLGSFIAAATVFALYYDAIYDYSNGNFTVSGPKATAMIFSTYPAPNVSLQGAFFTEFTATVMLILGVLVIHDEKNNAAIKCAQPMLTGMLVLGIGLGMGLNTGYAINPSRDLPPRIFTAIAGWGMAVFTGDHSWWWVPVTAPILGSLFGVFIYKLCIDFHNQPSCETEHEKEQAGMETSRL is encoded by the exons ATGTTGGAGAAGACTAAGAAGGTGTTCAGGATTCGTAACACTGCCATAAGGGAGATGCTGGCAGAAGCACTGGGAACATTCATCGTCATG GTTTTTGGCTTGTCCTCTGTGGCACAAGTGGTATTGGGAAAAGGAAACAGTGGTCAATATCTGAGCATCAATATGGCATTTGGCATTGGCGTTACCTTGGGCATCTATGCGGCTGGAGGAGTATCTG GAGCTCATCTGAATGCTGCCATCACCATTACACAATGTGTTTTAGGAAACATCTCCTGGACAACGGTTGTAGCTTATATAATCGGCCAGTTCCTGGGCTCCTTTatagcagcagccaccgtctttGCTCTCTACTATG ATGCTATCTATGACTACAGCAATGGGAACTTTACAGTGTCAGGACCAAAAGCCACAGCGATGATCTTCTCTACGTACCCTGCTCCCAATGTATCCTTGCAGGGAGCCTTCTTCACAGAG TTTACAGCAACAGTTATGCTGATCCTGGGTGTTCTAGTCATCCATGACGAGAAAAACAACGCAGCCATCAAATGTGCTCAGCCCATGCTCACGGGTATGCTGGTCCTGGGCATTGGTCTGGGAATGGGGCTGAACACAGGCTATGCCATAAACCCCTCCAGGGACCTGCCCCCCCGGATATTCACAGCAATTGCTGGCTGGGGAATGGCCGTCTTCAC GGGTGACCATTCCTGGTGGTGGGTCCCAGTCACAGCTCCAATTCTGGGGAGTCTTTTTGGTGTTTTCATCTACAAACTCTGCATTGATTTTCACAACCAACCTAGCTGTGAAACTGAACACGAGAAAGAACAGGCAGGCATGGAAACTTCCAGACTGTGA
- the LOC137464653 gene encoding aquaporin-7-like isoform X3 codes for MLEKTKKVFRIRNTAIREMLAEALGTFIVMVFGLSSVAQVVLGKGNSGAHLNAAITITQCVLGNISWTTVVAYIIGQFLGSFIAAATVFALYYDAIYDYSNGNFTVSGPKATAMIFSTYPAPNVSLQGAFFTEFTATVMLILGVLVIHDEKNNAAIKCAQPMLTGMLVLGIGLGMGLNTGYAINPSRDLPPRIFTAIAGWGMAVFTGDHSWWWVPVTAPILGSLFGVFIYKLCIDFHNQPSCETEHEKEQAGMETSRL; via the exons ATGTTGGAGAAGACTAAGAAGGTGTTCAGGATTCGTAACACTGCCATAAGGGAGATGCTGGCAGAAGCACTGGGAACATTCATCGTCATG GTTTTTGGCTTGTCCTCTGTGGCACAAGTGGTATTGGGAAAAGGAAACAGTG GAGCTCATCTGAATGCTGCCATCACCATTACACAATGTGTTTTAGGAAACATCTCCTGGACAACGGTTGTAGCTTATATAATCGGCCAGTTCCTGGGCTCCTTTatagcagcagccaccgtctttGCTCTCTACTATG ATGCTATCTATGACTACAGCAATGGGAACTTTACAGTGTCAGGACCAAAAGCCACAGCGATGATCTTCTCTACGTACCCTGCTCCCAATGTATCCTTGCAGGGAGCCTTCTTCACAGAG TTTACAGCAACAGTTATGCTGATCCTGGGTGTTCTAGTCATCCATGACGAGAAAAACAACGCAGCCATCAAATGTGCTCAGCCCATGCTCACGGGTATGCTGGTCCTGGGCATTGGTCTGGGAATGGGGCTGAACACAGGCTATGCCATAAACCCCTCCAGGGACCTGCCCCCCCGGATATTCACAGCAATTGCTGGCTGGGGAATGGCCGTCTTCAC GGGTGACCATTCCTGGTGGTGGGTCCCAGTCACAGCTCCAATTCTGGGGAGTCTTTTTGGTGTTTTCATCTACAAACTCTGCATTGATTTTCACAACCAACCTAGCTGTGAAACTGAACACGAGAAAGAACAGGCAGGCATGGAAACTTCCAGACTGTGA
- the LOC137464653 gene encoding aquaporin-3-like isoform X2, with amino-acid sequence MLEKTKKVFRIRNTAIREMLAEALGTFIVMVFGLSSVAQVVLGKGNSGQYLSINMAFGIGVTLGIYAAGGVSGNISWTTVVAYIIGQFLGSFIAAATVFALYYDAIYDYSNGNFTVSGPKATAMIFSTYPAPNVSLQGAFFTEFTATVMLILGVLVIHDEKNNAAIKCAQPMLTGMLVLGIGLGMGLNTGYAINPSRDLPPRIFTAIAGWGMAVFTGDHSWWWVPVTAPILGSLFGVFIYKLCIDFHNQPSCETEHEKEQAGMETSRL; translated from the exons ATGTTGGAGAAGACTAAGAAGGTGTTCAGGATTCGTAACACTGCCATAAGGGAGATGCTGGCAGAAGCACTGGGAACATTCATCGTCATG GTTTTTGGCTTGTCCTCTGTGGCACAAGTGGTATTGGGAAAAGGAAACAGTGGTCAATATCTGAGCATCAATATGGCATTTGGCATTGGCGTTACCTTGGGCATCTATGCGGCTGGAGGAGTATCTG GAAACATCTCCTGGACAACGGTTGTAGCTTATATAATCGGCCAGTTCCTGGGCTCCTTTatagcagcagccaccgtctttGCTCTCTACTATG ATGCTATCTATGACTACAGCAATGGGAACTTTACAGTGTCAGGACCAAAAGCCACAGCGATGATCTTCTCTACGTACCCTGCTCCCAATGTATCCTTGCAGGGAGCCTTCTTCACAGAG TTTACAGCAACAGTTATGCTGATCCTGGGTGTTCTAGTCATCCATGACGAGAAAAACAACGCAGCCATCAAATGTGCTCAGCCCATGCTCACGGGTATGCTGGTCCTGGGCATTGGTCTGGGAATGGGGCTGAACACAGGCTATGCCATAAACCCCTCCAGGGACCTGCCCCCCCGGATATTCACAGCAATTGCTGGCTGGGGAATGGCCGTCTTCAC GGGTGACCATTCCTGGTGGTGGGTCCCAGTCACAGCTCCAATTCTGGGGAGTCTTTTTGGTGTTTTCATCTACAAACTCTGCATTGATTTTCACAACCAACCTAGCTGTGAAACTGAACACGAGAAAGAACAGGCAGGCATGGAAACTTCCAGACTGTGA